Below is a window of Impatiens glandulifera chromosome 2, dImpGla2.1, whole genome shotgun sequence DNA.
AATATTGTTAgttttcttcctttctcaaGTTATCTTTGCTGCTAGGTTGGGGAAAGGAGTGGGTAAGGGAGCCGGTGAAAGCTTGTCTGGTGTGGACTCAACTTCTGGATATGGGTCGGGTTACGGTTCTGGTAGCGGTTATGGGTACGGTGGTGGCAATGGAGGAGGAGGTGGCGGCGGCGGtggaggaggaggtggtggGGGTGGTGGTGGTGGGAGAGGCAATGGTTCTGGGtctgggtctgggtatggatATGGGTCCGGGAGTGGATCTGGATATGGGTCGGGTGGAGGTGGTGGCGGtggaggaggaggtggtggCGGCGGGGGAGGGTCGGGCTCAGGAAGTGGATATGGAAGTGGTAGCGGGTCGGGTTATGGAAGCGGTGGAGGAAGAGGAGGTGGCGGCGGTGGTGGTGGCGGTGGtgggggaggaggtggtggtggtgggtaTGGTAATGGATCTGGATATGGGTCGGGTTATGGAAGAGGGTACGGTGGAGGTGGAGACTATGAACCTTAAAGAGGCaggaaaatatgtttgatttttcattatctattattatttgtgatatataattaattaagttggaATAAAATGAAGTTGTTTTACCGGTCAGCCTCATGCATTTGATAAGGTTTGTAAATCTATAGGTTGAAATTGATAATTTCAACACTTGTTCAATAATTTGAGTTAAAATTTTTAACTGGTTTATTTTCAATTTACCCAAActcaaaattaacttaaattcaaattcaactcaactttattgataatatatctatttatttaaaaactaaattaacataaaagaaaataatgaagttaaattacaaatttacttataaaaatcctcataaaaaaaataattaataaataaaaaatgacaaataaaaaatcttataaaaagaaaattgtaaaCATGGCCTACTTTGGGTATTTTAGATAATACTAATGATAGAAAGCGAAAAAAACTTGACAGAATGTATTGGGAATCACTTTCTAAATTGATAGAAAATCTAATAGGAAAgagaattttcagattttcaGTCCAATTAAAAAATGACACCTCATTCCCTATATATTTCTGTTAAGTTTTTTCTCGCTCCTTATCATTACTCTTTAGATAAACTCAATTTCTCTTTAAACGAGaacctgaaaaaaaaaaaatacatgacttTACCATAATTTTTTCGTGGTTTGAAAGGGTCAAGGGTCGGCCTGTTCTAAGGTCCCGACGCATGCGGGGTCCAGATTTTCTAAAGTTGCGAAAAAGGTAACCAAGAAGGGCCCTAGACATCAGCCGCGGGTGAAGGCGATGGCTTGTTCAGTATGCAAACTGGGCAAGACCGAGAAGAAGATGGAAGTGGGTCTGCTGCAGCGACCATCACATATTCCGGGGAGAATGGGCAGGTATCTCTCAAAGGGCTTCGTTCTCGAATTCCCAAGGGTAAGTGGGAAGATCTCTACTCCGTGTGTGGGTAGAGCAGCCAAGTATACGGTCTCAATGGGGGTGCTAAAGGTGTTTCCAGCAGAGGGGACCGAGGAGTGTTTTTCCAGATACTTGGGTGCGGGGAAATTCCTGAAGGCGAGCAGGAAGACCTCGGTCCCAGGAGGGGACCGATTATACAAGTACACGGTCCTGATGAGAAAGCTGAAGGTGCGTTCGGCTAGCAAGACcgagaaaattatttttgtgtgttTGAGCAAGGCAGGGTTAGTGCAGGCCCCAACGAGGACGTTGGCTTCGTCTGGTGGGGGTGGTGTGTTACAAGCGTAACTTGCTGGCCTCGGTCTTGGCTTGATTGCGGAGGGCCAGGACCGAGTGGTGCCTAAAAAGAATGTCGCGGGTGTGCGGCATGGGCACCGGGGTGGCGAAATGCGAAGTGTCGAAAGATTCTGTCGGGGCGCGAGTTTTAAAAGACAAGGACCGAGAGATGGATACTAGCATGCGGGTTTGTCTCGGCACGATGAGGAGTGTCGAGACCGGGCCGAAGGGGGTCGTGTGCGTGCGACCTAGGGCCGAAAGAGTAACAACAGCCGGCGCATTGAGTGTGCGCGCAGAAGGTGGGAAAAGTGTGGAGAAGGAAGCATCAGACCGAGAAAAGGTTAGCCTTGCGGAAGTATCTGACCGAGGGGAAAAGAGGACTAAGCGTAAGCATCAGACCGAGGACCGATGACTGAGGACCGAACATTCCAGACAGGGGGCCGGATCATTGTGCATGGGTCAGGCCTCGACCATGGGTCGGACCGTGGGCCGGGTTTGAACCGGTACTCGCCCCGACCCACTGGGCGACCGAAGAGAAGCGCCGCGCCAGGTCAAAGAAGGAATTAGTCTCAGCCACGACCGAGCATTTCGGGAGGGCCCGGTCAAGAACCTAAAATCTCGGAAGGCCAAGTCTTGGATGACTTTTTCAGCCAAGACCTAGCCAAGGGCTTTCTCCGTCTCCAAGTTTCTTACTGTTATTCTTAATGGCTATAAATGTATCATGAGCTGCACAAGACGAAGGGGGAGTTAAGTTTTGGTAGAGAGAAATACCCACAACTAGTGAGCGTCTTTTTGTGTGCAGCCTTGAGATTTATAGCCATCTTTGTAATCATATTTGTGAGTGAATATATTTCAAAGTTGGGCGTTTGCCCGTAAATTCTGTGTCTTTAAGTTTCTGCATACTTCTTGATTGTGTTGTGAACTTGCTGGTTAGTTTCTGTGCGAAAAACTAACCTCGGTGTTGGAGTTGGGCTGACTGTTTTGGTGCGCAAAACAGGCCGCACAAGGGCAGAAAGTTAGAAAAAATTCCGCTGCATAATTGCCTTTGTGACaggtggtatcagagctctgtttccgAGTTCTATCAAGCATGACAGAGAGGAGGGAAACCCGAGGCCTGACCTTAGAGATGGAGCCAAGGCTAAGGCGCTTGGAAGCGCTGGTCGGAGTCCCTAATAATGGAGAGGAGGCCTCCATATTTGCGCAGATCAGCGACCTGAATACAGAATGACTGTCCACGCGGAATTCCATTGCTGCTGTTTCAGAGTTTGTTGGTCAGAAGGCTCTAGTGACTGAAGAGGATCTAGAGGCCCGACTAGAAGAATTGGTGACGGATGAGGAACTAGATTCCAGAGTGGAACAGCTAGTAACTCAAGAAGATCTAGATTCGAGATTGAAACATTTCGAGAATGAGATAAAGCTCTTGAAGAGAGTGGTTGATGCTTCAAATTCGGCTGGCCAGGGAGCGCTGGTAACCGAAGGTGACTTGTTGTCCAGATTGGAGTACTTCGACGTAGAAATCAGGCTCTTGAAGAAAGCTGTTGGCAGCAGCCATGCCACAGCCCCTGTTCCTGCATCTAGATTTAAAGTGCCGGAGCCAAAGCCCTTTGGGGGTGTGAGAAGCGCCAAAGAGCTGGAGAACTTTTTATGGGACATGGAAACTTACTTCGCAGCAGCGAAGATCCCGGAAGAGGAGAAAGTTTCCATCACAAGCATGTACCTTGCGGGGGATGCAAAGTTGTGGTGGAGAGCTCGCTTAGCAGATGATACGAGTGCAAATCGTGCTAAGATTGACTCGTGGGAAAGCATCAAGGGTGAGCTGAAGGAACAATTTCTGCCTCGAAACTCATCTTGGAGGGCGAGAGAGGCACTTCGAAACTTGAAACATGGTGCCTCGACCAGGGAGTATGTTAGGGATTTTACTTCTTTAATGCTGGATGTAAAAGACATGTCTGAAGAGGATAAGTTGTTTAACTTCTTATCTGGTTTGCAACCGTGGGCGCAAACCGAGCTAAGAAGGCAGGATGTGAAGAACTTGCCTTCGGCTGTTGCTGCAGCTGATCGCCTAGTGGACTTTAAAGCAATCGGGGGTGCGAACCCTGATGCCAAGAAGCACACGCAAAGAGACAAGGGAAAGGCCAAATCTTTTGAAAAAGAGGCAGCCAAGTCTGAGGGATCCTACAGCAAGAAAGAGACAAAAGGAAGTTTTGTTTTCAAGGACAGGGCCAACCAGGGGTGCTTCCTTTGTGATGGCGACCACCGTATGAAGGACTGTCCAAAGCGTGCAAGAGTAGCAGCACTCTTGGCCGAGGAAGATGATGAACTTAGTGAAGAAGTTCCAGCCAGGGTAAATCCGATTCAACTATTGAGTGCCTTGCATGCGGAGAAATCTATTCCAGGGTTGGGATTGATGTTTGTGAAAGTCTGTATCAATGGAAGAGAGGTGATGGCGCTGGTTGATTCAGGGGCCACACATAACTTTGTTGCAGACCGAGTAATTCAGAAGCTGGGATTGGTGATGTCCCCACACAAGGGCCGACTGAAGGCCGTGAATTCTGAAGCCACACCAAATAAAGGCATGGCCAAAGCCGATCTCCAGGTGGGAAGTTGGCAGGGGCAGGTCGAGTTTATGGCTGTCCCTTTAGATGATTATGAAGTCATTTTAGGACTTGAGTTTTTGATCCAAGCGATGGTGGTGGTGATGCCTCATTTGGGAGGGATTTTCGTTGGTGATCCCAAGAATCCCTCATTTATAAAAGGAACTTATGAATctctaaaaaaaagtaagtCGGGATGCCTTGCAGCCATGCAGCTAGTTGAAAGTTGTGTTGGAGAAGAGGAGGCAGAAGCGTCGACTGGGTTGGAGAAGAAAGCCAGAAAGGGTCAAGGGTCGGCCTGTTCTAAGGTCCCGACGCTTGCGGGGTCCAGATTTTCTAAAGTTGCGAAAAAGGTAACCAAGAAGGGCCCTAGACATCAGCCGCGGGTGAAGGCGATGGCTTGTTCAGTATGCAAACTGGGCAAGACCGAGAAGAAGATGGAAGTGGGTCTGCTGCAGCGACCATCACATATTCCGGGGAGAATGGGCAGGTATCTCTCAAAGGGCTTCGTTCTCGAATTCCCAAGGGTAAGTGGGAAGATCTCTACTCCGTGTGTGGGTAGAGCAGCCAAGTATACGGTCTCAATGGGGGTGCTAAAGGTGTTTCCAGCAGAGGGGACCGAGGAGTGTTTTTCCAGATACTTGGGTGCGGGGAAATTCCTGAAGGCGAGCAGGAAGACCTCGGTCCCAGGAGGGGACCGATTATACAAGTACACGGTCCTGATGAGAAAGCTGAAGGTGCGTTCGGCTAGTAAGACcgagaaaattatttttgtgtgttTGAGCAAGGCAGGGTTAGTGCAGGCCCCAACGAGGACGTTGGCTTCGTCTGGTGGGGGTGGTGTGTTACAAGCGTAACTTGCTGGCCTCGGTCTTGGCTTGATTGCGGAGGGCCAGGACCGAGTGGTGCCTAAAAAGAATGTCGCGGGTGTGCGGCATGGGCACCGGGGTGGCGAAATGCGAAGTGTCGAAAGATTCTGTCGGGGCGCGAGTTTTAAAAGACAAGGACCGAGAGATGGATACTAGCATGCGGGTTTGTCTCGGCACGATGAGGAGTGTCGAGACCGGGCCGAAGGGGGTCGTGTGCGTGCGACCTAGGGCCGAAAGAGTAACAACAGCCGGCGCATTGAGTGTGCGCGCAGAAGGTGGGAAAAGTGTGGAGAAGGAAGCATCAGACCGAGAAAAGGTTAGCCTTGCGGAAGTATCTGACCGAGGGGAAAAGAGGACTAAGCGTAAGCATCAGACCGAGGACCGATGACTGAGGACCGAACATTCCAGACAGGGGGCCGGATCATTGTGCATGGGTCAGGCCTCGACCATGGGTCGGACCGTGGGCCGGGTTTGAACCGGTACTCGCCCCGACCCACTGGGCGACCGAAGAGAAGCGCCGCGCCAGGTCAAAGAAGGAATTAGTCTCAGCCATGACCGAGCATTTCGGGAGGGCCCGGTCAAGAACCTAAAATCTCGGAAGGCCAAGTCTTGGATGACTTTTTCAGCCAAGACCTAGCCAAGGGCTTTCTCCGTCTCCAAGTTTCTTACTGTTATTCTTAATGGCTATAAATGTATCATGAGCTGCACAAGACGAAGGGGGGAGTTAAGTTTTGGTAGAGAGAAATACCCACAACTAGTGAGCGTCTTTTTGTGTGCAGCCTTGAGATTTATAGCCATCTTTGTAATCATATTTGTGAGTGAATATATTTCAAAGTTGGGCGTTTGCCCGTAAATTCTGTGTCTTTAAGTTTCTGCATACTTCTTGATTGTGTTGTGAACTTGCTGGTTAGTTTCTGTGCGAAAAACTAACCTCGGTGTTGGAGTTGGGCTGACTGTTTTGGTGCGCAAAACAGGCCGCACAAGGGCAGAAAGTTAGAAAAAATTCCGCTGCATAATTGCCTTTGTGACAGGTACGGTGGAGGTGGAGACTATGAACCTTGAAGAGGCaggaaaatatgtttgatttttcattatctattattatttgtgatatataattaattaagttggaATAAAATGAAGTTGTTTTACCGGTCAGCCTCATGCATTTGATAAggtttgtaaattaatttcaacactTGTTCAATAATTTGAGTTAAAATTTTTAACTGGTTTATTTTCAATTTACCCAAActcaaaattaacttaaattcaaattcaactcaactttattgataatatatctatttatttaaaaactaaattaacataaaagaaaataatgaagttaaattacaaatttacttataaaaatcctcataaaaaaaataatcaataaataaaaaatgacaaataaaaaatcttataaaaagaaaattgtaaaCATGCCTACTTTGGgtattttagataatattaatgataGAAAGCGAAAAAAACTTGACAGAATGTATTGGGAATCACTTTCTAAATTGATAGAAAATCTAATAGGAAAgagaattttcagattttcaGTCCAATTAAAAAATGACACCTCATTCCCTATATATTTCTGTTAAGTTTTTTCTCGCTCCTTATCATTACTCTTTAGATAAACTCAATTTCTCTTTAAACGAGAacctgaaaaaaaataaaaaaatacatgactTTACCATAATTTTTTCGTGGTTTGAAACTTCCTTCTTTTCTTTGTATGCAATGTATTTGATTACAATCTTTTTTTGTCCATCCAACATGTTATTGACTATGGAATGTTCATAATAATACACAATCATAactaatatgtttttttcatgAAGATTGCACTAAGGATAATTACTTTATCTCAATTCTATTATACCCTTTGAAAGTACATATTCCacacaaagaaactaaagaactCAATCACTTGTAGTCtttcttcatattttatttatatatattctcaaattgaATCAATGATCAATCTCTAAGTTTTGTGGTAAACCTAAATGGTTAGTTCCCAAGTAAAATCAATAGTTTAAATCACTCAAAACTAGGGCGTTTCTCATCTTAACAACAAAATCAATGACACAAAACTTGACTACATAACCTTTTATAATTTGCAGAAGAAGagaatccaaaaaataataacaaccATTCAATAGCCTCACTACAATCCCACTCTGCCGAACAATAGAATAATCGACAACAAAACAATTCAAATTGCAAGACGGCATAATGAAAACAAAGTACCCAACAGATCCATCTCATACCACCAATATTTTACTTGTTGATTATCTATAGAAGTCAGAATAAATGTGAAACCAAACCcctcttaaataaaattcccatcttttttttccttctctttttaaataaaccaattttACTAGTCTCAACATTTTACCCAAATATATGTGTGTTTCTCTCCTAGGAACTTGATGAATGCATGCATGCCCAAGTTGGATAACTGAAAACACCTTTATCTCCACTCGTCAACAATAATGCATCACCTTTCGGAAACCGAAGCAACCTTTTGTGAGATCATTGACTCTGCAGCCCGAATAGCCCTTTGCGGACCAGTAATAGTCACTTTCCTGCCAAAAGAACCACCAAGAAAATGTCAAGGAACAGCAAAAAACTGTAGTTTCTTTAGAAAAAGTATAAAGAACAATATTAATGAGCCTAGttggaaacactttttgttTCATGATCTGGATCCGAATCAATATGAGTGTCTGACTCAGATTTGTTAACTCCACTCAGGATTTGTTACATTTGCATGGAATGGGGCATATAGTCCCTTGTATAAAAAGTGCTATTTTTTTGCTTTCTGTTTCATGTGCTCACAAcattagtttattttctttatttaataaaaggtTTTGTTTCCAGATTGATCTTgtcttacaaaataaaaaaaagtgtttcctAATACAAATCCTTTGTTACCTCTCGGATGTTCCAGATAAGAAATCGCCTCTGTCAGATATCTTGATCCTAGCCCCACTAACCTGCAAGTAGAAGGAATCCAATGCTTATGATTCCATCTCACCAATTACTGTTTTAAAAAACAATCTTTTCATTTGGAAGTTTGACTTCTTATTTTTCTGAGGAAACTAGTGGTAACCTGAGTGATTTCTGTCAGGTTCCTCCCACCACGGCCCACAACAACTCCAATATGTTCATCTGCAACACCTATGGTGACACTGCTAGTTGGACTTCCCTGCATAATACACAACAAAGTCTCTTTTATAAGCTATAAAAATGACAATACCATGGATAATAGttctgaaaaatatatttagttgttTAAAGTGTGAAAACTGCATAATTTAGGAATGTTTTAAGCAATGCCAACATTTTTGTCCATTTTGCATCTTGATGTTCAACATGCTTCTTTGTGGCATACTAGCTTAACGAGGAAAGAATGTTGCTGACATAATTCAAACTATTGTTTTTTTGTCATGCAAGTTTATTTAAGGAAGTAATCTACTACTATCATAGATCAATGAGGTTTTTCATAACTTCAATGCAATAAAGGATCAGATCATGAATGACTAGATTTTCCATGAAGCTCTCCCATTAGAGAGATCACCATTAACTCTAGGAGATTTGAGTTTCTTTAATGCTTTTAGGGATGAAGTCATGTTACCCTAAACTTTTGGAAGTTGTGTTTCCCCATTCCCTTGTATTATGTAAATTACTTGGTTATATTTCTACCACAATGATGCTACTTTCACGTTGAATATGGTTTTATTGAAAttctaaatttttcaaaaataaaaaaaaagaagatgagaagaagaaagaccTTGATATTCTGATACTTCCCGACATTGCCATTCATTCCGTAGTTTGTCCCATGGTATGCTGCTGTTCCAAAAGGAGGCATAAACACATATGGAACACCATGAAAACCAGCAAAGCAAACACCTAAAATTCAAGTTAAAGAACTAACTAGGCATCAAATCTTCTTACAGTAGTTCTATACTATGAAGTACCAGTAATAAATTCTAGGTAATGTGACCAGTTCACCATTGGTTCTAACTATAAAATCCAGGCATATTTTTCATAGCCTTCAGACCTCAATTTGGATCTCCACATATTCCAGTAGCCAAAACACAAGATAGGTATACACACACTTCATCTCTATTGAAGCCAACTATGGCTCTAGTATTACCAGATCTAACCAGAATTCTGCTGGGCCATTGTTGCTTTTGCAAGATAACAAGTTCTTCTATAATGGGTATGAATGGATGTGCATCTTTAAACAAAAAGAAATCTCAAGAAAACAATAACCAAAGATCTCACCAAGGGAAGAACTTTTTGAAAATCACATGAAATTTTATGAATGGGTAAGATAGTTATATACCAAAATAGTGAAGCCAATAGTCAATCTAGTACAAGAGAATCATCTATTAGAAAATGTAGTACTCATTATATCAGTAAAAATCTGTAGGAAAAGCCAAACTTCTATAAAGCATTTGAACAGTATAAGAACAAAAAACAAATCAGATGATTCAGTGGAAAATAAACGACAAGAACATTTCCCTCCACAAAACCTCACATCTCTAGTGCACTTAAAAGCTAAGTGCTATCATCAAATATTTAGTACACTAAAATGTAGAAGTACCTAAAGGCTAAAACTAGATGTTTCACAATAAGGAAAAAAGATTGGATTATTAAACTGTTACGAACTCTAACCTGAATTTGTAAATTTTGACAGAAAATGGAAGACATAAGAGAGTTGAGAGGAGATTTACATTATAATATCATTAAAGAACTATGATGGTATGCCcctatttataaattaaacatggGGCCTATTTGGAAATACTCTATTTCCGAATCTGACTAAGTTTGTTTCCAAATGTGATCTCATCTTGATCCACATCCATATGAGATATCTGACcaaaaaaagtgtttccaaatggagCCTAATCTAAATAGTTTGTTCACTGTGCCAATAAGGAATAACTTTTAACTAAATTGACCAGGTTTAAGATGGTTCACTTTCAAAAGCAACCTAACATTACTCTCAAATTGCAATCTTGCATGTAATTGGCTTTTATCTAAACCGGGAGAAATGTAGAAACTATTGGAAATGTATGATCCTGTTCCCATGATATGGTCAGTATTGGCCTTGAAGTATTAGTACTTTCTacattattaatacattaagaGCATAAGACCAAAAGAGAACATTATCAAGAGTAATATTGCAAATGcttcaaacaatatttttagcAAATCAAGCTACTACTTCAAATAAAAGTATCtacatatttgtaaattaatatatatatgaggaaaGTAAGACCATGTTTCATTAAATTCTTGCTGATCCTTGTTACAGGCAAATGAAAGGTCCAGTTTTAATGAAGGTCGGAACAACATTCATTGATACAGCGGTTCATACAACAATCAAATTCACAGTTCAATATTACTCAAGAAAAACTCATTAAAATATACCTGCATAAGGATATGGGACAGTAAAAGAATTGATATAGTTAGGATCCTCAGCCAACTTAGACAGAATCAAATCAATAGCACGCATTTGTTCATCTAGGTTTCCGGAGAGTGTTACAAGCCTATCATTCAACCCCGGGAAATTGATATCTTGAGGGGAAATCTTGATGTTAGCATGAGAATCTTCTATAAATGACCTGCCCAAAAACATcaacaatcaaataaataagaCGCACAATTCTATGAGGCCAGTATCTAGATAATTTAGCTTCAATACAAAGAATGAATTGATTGATAGCATAATGGGTTCTTGTGTAAGTATAGCATTCAATGTATTGAATTGGATTCATTTGTTGCCAGTATGTTAAAATATACCTATATGCCAATATCAAcctgttaaaaaaaataaccacATATCATTTATCAAATACGCCAAGTTTGGGTCGTACCAGAACTTTCTACTTAAGAAGCAAACACTCAAATTACTGAGTTACACTACATTAGCAATAGAAACCTACCTATCATAATTTTCCATCTAGCAAAAATCCACCCTCAACATTCTGTacacttaggccttgtttgatgtgggttactatagattaatttcaaataacccactatctCTACTCATCAaccacatcattcaaatcatcaaccaaaatttatttataatgtcttgtttgatgtgggttatgtctttttacccaaataacttgattttcaataacctacatcaaacaagattactTGTCAATAACCACTTGGGTAGTCAAATAATCTCTCTCCATTTTTATTTGAAACCTGAGCAGAACATGGAGATCATAGTTGCTAAGTACAGTGAAAACATTGGTACTCAGAATGACAAGAGCACAATATCCAAATGAGATGTTACTACTTGGAAGACTAACAAGTACCAAACCAAGATGATAACACTGTTGTGTCCAACTGGTGCACTAAATAAAAACCGGCTATACCATGTTTTTCTCTCCTCTGCACAAACATCTGCATATGGAAACTTCAGAGCTGCAGGACTAAAGCACGTGCCAGTAAGAGACACTGAactcaaaaacaaaaacttgCACGTTTCTTCATGTTTCTCTCTTTTCCAAATTGCAGATAATTTGCAATAAGAACACCTCATGTATATGGAGAATCTTGCACATTACCCTAGAACCCAAATCAACAGTTATTCTTCTTAGGGCTGTATATGAATCGAGCTAGTGCTGGATCCATGCTCCATCTGATTCATTGTCTAATACGCCCATAATAGAATAAGAGCATAAGCTCAAATATAATCACTACCTCAAATATCTAACTGTTAGGGTAGAAAACCCCTAAATATATCTGTTCATATgttgtaattatatttttttatttaatgttaaaatactGCTTgtattataaatgttaaataagtCCACTATTATAATTGATAGCTCTAGAAAGGAAACAATAACAATGGAGTAATCACATTTAAGCTTGAGCTAATAAAGTAGGTAAATCAGTCAAACTGTTACACTTTCACATAGCCTGAACATAAATATTGATAGCTTTACCTAATCAAATACAAATACTCATATATTCACTTTAGATCTGTTTGTGAACACTCTAAATACAGAATGTATCATCTATCCCTAATCCTCCtccatataataaataatagtacATGTTTAGATAGACTGGTTTGATATACATCACTAGTAGCAATAGGCTCCATAATTAGGCAAAAGGTTTAGCTAAATGTTGTTCTTTTGGTCATCATCTCTAGATGCAAGACACTAAGAATGACCATGAGGTTAAGCATGTGACACTAATGATGAATTTTTTTCAACTACAAACATTTGTAGCATTACATTCAGTGTCACAAAGTGTGGATTACAATGTTCTCGGTAGTAGATAACACAtacccatttggaaacacttatacTTTTTGTTTCTGCATCCGGATCCATATGAGAAACAACCcaataaattgttaaatgtgTCTCATATTAAGTTTAGTTTCCAAatataatctcaaataaatatgtttctGGATCCAGAATCTTTGTATCCAGGTGTACTCAAATGGGATAATACCATATCTAATAAAAGGGCAAGGAAGTATACtccaaaaatatgaaatcaaGCACAGGAGACAAAAATATGATAAGATGGACTTATACTTTATAGTAGCACCACCCTTCCCAATAATACCACCACAAGAGCCATTTGGTACAATTAGCCTGAGTTTCGACTGTGGGTCAGTCTCTTCATCTTCTACATAAAACTGACCAAAAGCAAATGTAAGAAACAATTAATGCAGCATCAAAATAGTGCATCAATGACAACCATAACACTAGTATTACCTCTTTCAGCAACTTTGACAAAATAGACTCTATAGCCCTGAGTATTTCATTAGATGCTCCAGATACCATAATTATTCTGTCAGATGTTCCAGGAAAAAACTCATTATTGCGTGACAACTGAATGCGTGCTCCAGATTCTGTTTGAAGATCAT
It encodes the following:
- the LOC124926206 gene encoding protein BTR1-like isoform X1 — protein: MESPDSRQTSSAEVPPMRSPSPLSSPTRENTAKNLYLRFLVSNAEAGSVIGKGGSAINDLQTESGARIQLSRNNEFFPGTSDRIIMVSGASNEILRAIESILSKLLKEFYVEDEETDPQSKLRLIVPNGSCGGIIGKGGATIKSFIEDSHANIKISPQDINFPGLNDRLVTLSGNLDEQMRAIDLILSKLAEDPNYINSFTVPYPYAGVCFAGFHGVPYVFMPPFGTAAYHGTNYGMNGNVGKYQNIKGSPTSSVTIGVADEHIGVVVGRGGRNLTEITQVSGARIKISDRGDFLSGTSERKVTITGPQRAIRAAESMISQKVASVSER
- the LOC124926206 gene encoding protein BTR1-like isoform X3 encodes the protein MESPDSRQTSSAEVPPMRSPSPLSSPTRENTAKNLYLRFLVSNAEAGSVIGKGGSAINDLQTESGARIQLSRNNEFFPGTSDRIIMVSGASNEILRAIESILSKLLKEFYVEDEETDPQSKLRLIVPNGSCGGIIGKGGATIKSFIEDSHANIKISPQDINFPGLNDRLVTLSGNLDEQMRAIDLILSKLAEDPNYINSFTVPYPYAAYHGTNYGMNGNVGKYQNIKGSPTSSVTIGVADEHIGVVVGRGGRNLTEITQVSGARIKISDRGDFLSGTSERKVTITGPQRAIRAAESMISQKVASVSER
- the LOC124926206 gene encoding protein BTR1-like isoform X2; amino-acid sequence: MESPDSRQTSSAEVPPMRSPSPLSSPTRENTAKNLYLRFLVSNAEAGSVIGKGGSAINDLQTESGARIQLSRNNEFFPGTSDRIIMVSGASNEILRAIESILSKLLKEFYVEDEETDPQSKLRLIVPNGSCGGIIGKGGATIKSFIEDSHANIKISPQDINFPGLNDRLVTLSGNLDEQMRAIDLILSKLAEDPNYINSFTVPYPYAAAYHGTNYGMNGNVGKYQNIKGSPTSSVTIGVADEHIGVVVGRGGRNLTEITQVSGARIKISDRGDFLSGTSERKVTITGPQRAIRAAESMISQKVASVSER
- the LOC124924658 gene encoding putative glycine-rich cell wall structural protein 1, encoding MFSSRFLGYAILLVFFLSQVIFAARLGKGVGKGAGESLSGVDSTSGYGSGYGSGSGYGYGGGNGGGGGGGGGGGGGGGGGGGRGNGSGSGSGYGYGSGSGSGYGSGGGGGGGGGGGGGGGGSGSGSGYGSGSGSGYGSGGGRGGGGGGGGGGGGGGGGGGYGNGSGYGSGYGRGYGGGGDYEP